TTTTCGCACACCTTCAAGATACAACCAGATATTGCTGATTGTAATAAAAGCTTAAATTCTATATCCTTTGATTCGAACATCTTGATATGTTCTTGAAGATAAAAAGGATTAAGATTTATATCCTTAACTTCTCCTTGAAATTCGCTAATATCAAATTCAGAGTTGTAAGAAGCGATATCAAATGAATTAGTACTTATTCTTAATGTGTTTTTCAGAATCTCAAAATTAGCATCAGCGTTGTTTTTACCCTGATCTGACAGAGATAAAACCCCAGTTAATGCATGGAGGTTGTTACTGATAAGGTCTTTATCTACAACAAAGCTACTCACAACCTTGTTTGCATTCAGAATTTTTTTAAACTCAGGGAAGGGTTCGTTTTCCACTCTTAGATATAAAACGAACTTATTATTTGTTAGCACAACCTTGTCGCTTTTTTTACTAATCTTCAACAGTAATTGATCTTTGTCTTTTAAAAAGGCTGCAACATAAGAAAGTGAAAGAGCGTTAACTGAAAAATTAAATTTAGCTTTAAGAGCATCTTCAGTATCATTTACTTTGTAATAACAGCTAGATAATTTAATCGCATCAGACCCAGTGATTCAGATGTTCATGTCATCTGCTTCCTTTTGAAAATTAATAGCTGAACTAATAGAGTTTTTTGTAGTTTGGAATGAAGTTGAGTGAATAACTTTTTTAATGCTCTTTGCGAATAAAAAACTGTCTACATCAATAACACTGAAGTTAGAATCGTCAATTTCAATTTCAGGATAAGAAACATCTTCTTCAAGGTTAAGTGATGTTTGCATTTTTCCAGCCCTGATAATTAACTGATTATCAAGTTTAGCAAGTGTAAAGTTATCAGACACGATTGATTGAATAATCGTTATAAGTTTTTTTGCATTAACAATTACTTCACCTTCTTCTTCAACATCGATATCATCTTCAATTTTGTAAATCGATGAAACCTGTCCATTACTAGAGTATATTTTGCACTCTTTGTTGTCGATCTTAATATAAAGATTCTTCAGTAATTGTTCAAAGTTGTTGTCTGAAGAAAAATTACTTGAAAACTTAATAGCTTCTAAAAATGAGCTTTTGCTAGTAAAAAATTTCATTAGATATATTTTATATTTTATTTTTTATTATTAACCATGATAA
The nucleotide sequence above comes from Mycoplasmoides gallisepticum. Encoded proteins:
- a CDS encoding beta clamp domain-containing protein — translated: MKFFTSKSSFLEAIKFSSNFSSDNNFEQLLKNLYIKIDNKECKIYSSNGQVSSIYKIEDDIDVEEEGEVIVNAKKLITIIQSIVSDNFTLAKLDNQLIIRAGKMQTSLNLEEDVSYPEIEIDDSNFSVIDVDSFLFAKSIKKVIHSTSFQTTKNSISSAINFQKEADDMNIWITGSDAIKLSSCYYKVNDTEDALKAKFNFSVNALSLSYVAAFLKDKDQLLLKISKKSDKVVLTNNKFVLYLRVENEPFPEFKKILNANKVVSSFVVDKDLISNNLHALTGVLSLSDQGKNNADANFEILKNTLRISTNSFDIASYNSEFDISEFQGEVKDINLNPFYLQEHIKMFESKDIEFKLLLQSAISGCILKVCEKNNDQFKLKFVQVLAPSSTN